Proteins from a genomic interval of Coccinella septempunctata chromosome 2, icCocSept1.1, whole genome shotgun sequence:
- the LOC123308109 gene encoding uncharacterized protein LOC123308109 — MAATHLMLRLRDQKKEQFNNKKNNKRQLWAGIAEELTRNQFMLGANGGERCRQKFANLTKSYLKSIRNQKTTGAAFMEHPPFFEEVHSILGEKHKTQPKHLVDSLEDEPMPEAPMPVQEAPIMDEGASCSYNTRTEPAITDRFKNLRDTPTTRTNKGDLVLQELRSHQVEQRRQFDVLAAHLKKTEEQREKLLNIMEQFFTRKRKRQEEDSDGE, encoded by the exons ATGGCCGCAACACATCTCATGTTGAGATTAAGAGATCAAAAAAAGGAgcagttcaataataaaaaaaataataagagaCAGCTATGGGCTGGGATAGCTGAAGAGCTGACGAGGAACCAATTCATGTTGGGGGCGAATGGCGGTGAAAGATGCCGCCAAAAATTCGCCAATTTGACCAAGTCATACTTGAAATCCATAAGAAACCAGAAGACAACAGGGGCAGCCTTCATGGAGCATCCTCCATTTTTTGAGGAGGTCCACTCAATTTTAG GTGAGAAGCATAAAACTCAACCCAAACATTTAGTGGACAGCTTGGAGGATGAGCCCATGCCTGAGGCCCCTATGCCCGTGCAAGAAGCACCAATAATGGATGAGGGCGCTTCTTGCAGCTACAACACTAGAACGGAACCAGCCATAACTGACCGGTTCAAAAACCTGAGGGATACTCCTACCACCAGAACTAACAAAGGGGATCTGGTTCTACAGGAGTTGAGGAGCCACCAGGTGGAACAAAGAAGACAATTCGACGTCCTTGCTGCTCATCTAAAAAAAACAGAGGAGCAGAGGGAGAAGCTCCTCAATATTATGGAGCAATTTTTCACAAGAAAGAGGAAGAGGCAGGAAGAAGATTCTGATGGAGAATAA
- the LOC123308106 gene encoding uncharacterized protein LOC123308106 isoform X2: protein MALIFDVLLMNEEIRNHRNALRKKQYRRIQRNLRDNSNPFELPDKIFTKLFRLDKETCQLIIHSISEHMHDSQRSTFVPKHLRILCTLHFLGHGSYQTPTGQLHQIALSQPMVSRSIAEVTDLIVKHLLHRYIIFPVGENRNRVQDTFNEKFPHFNGLCGVIDCTHIKIISPPVNHSVHPAAPYYCRKGYYSINTQILFFEQIKIRLLSTLPPSHRFAQ, encoded by the exons ATGGCTTTGATATTTGATGTCTTATTAATGAATGAAGAAATTCGAAATCATAGGAACGCACTTAGAAA GAAACAGTATAGGAgaattcaaagaaatttgaGAGATAATTCAAATCCTTTCGAATTGCCCGATAAAATATTCACCAAGCTTTTCAGACTTGATAAAGAAACTTGTCAattaataattcattcaatatCTGAACATATGCATGATAGTCAAAGATCAACATTTGTTCCTAAACATCTCCGCATACTATGTACTTTGCATTTTCTTGGTCATGGCAGTTACCAGACACCTACAGGTCAGCTTCATCAAATTGCATTGAGTCAGCCAATGGTCAGTCGCAGTATTGCAGAAGTTACAGATCTTATAGTCAAACATTTATTACATAGGTACATTATATTTCCGGTCGGAGAAAACAGAAATAGGGTACAGGACACTTTCAATGAAAAGTTTCCTCATTTTAATGGGTTATGTGGTGTGATTGACTGCactcatataaaaattatatctccTCCTGTTAATCATTCTGTGCACCCTGCTGCACCATATTACTGTCGCAAAGGATACTACAGCATAAATACGCAAATT TtattttttgaacaaataaaaataaggTTATTATCTACTTTACCGCCCAGTCACCGATTTGCACAGTGA
- the LOC123306363 gene encoding histone-lysine N-methyltransferase SETMAR-like: MEVNKEKIRYILQFFFDKGENASQEAENVNSVYGPDTVTANYAQFWFRRFRSGISDVKDAPRTGRPVVENVDKVTEIIEVDRHVSSRSIAQELKIDHKTVLNHLHKAGFEKKLDVWVPHQLTPKNMMDRISICEALAKRNEIGPFLKRMVTGDEKWVTYDNIMRKRSWSKRGEAAQTVAKPGLTARKVLLCVWWDWKGIIYYELLPYGQTLNSDIYCQQLDRLKRAIDQKRPELANRRGVVFHQDNARPHTSIVTRQKLQELGWEVLMHPPYSPDLAPSDYHLFLALQNFFSDKKLASREECENQLLEFFANKDQDFYERGIMKLPLKWQQIIEQNGAYLT; the protein is encoded by the coding sequence ATGGAAGTCAACAAAGAGAAAATTCGGTACATTTTACAGTTTTTCTTTGATAAGGGCGAAAATGCAAGTCAGGAGGCTGAAAATGTGAATAGTGTTTATGGTCCCGATACTGTAACAGCTAATTACGCGCAATTTTGGTTTCGTCGATTCCGTTCGGGTATTTCTGACGTTAAGGATGCCCCTCGCACAGGCAGGCCCGTCGTCGAAAATGTGGACAAAGTCACTGAAATCATCGAAGTGGACCGGCATGTTAGTAGTCGTAGCATCGCCCAGGAGTTAAAGATCGACCACAAAACAGTTTTAAACCATTTGCACAAAGCTGGGTTTGAAAAAAAGCTTGATGTTTGGGTGCCACACCAATTAACACCAAAAAACATGATGGATCGAATTTCCATCTGCGAAGCCTTGGCCAAACGTAATGAAATCGGCCCATTTCTTAAACGGATGGTGACTGGGGATGAGAAATGGGTCACATACGACAACATTATGCGAAAGCGATCGTGGTCAAAGCGCGGTGAAGCAGCTCAGACGGTGGCCAAACCGGGACTAACGGCCAGGAAGGTTCTGCTTTGCGTTTGGTGGGATTGGAAAGGAATCATTTATTACGAGTTGCTTCCATATGGCCAAACATTAAATTCAGACATCTATTGTCAACAACTGGACCGTCTGAAGAGAGCAATTGACCAGAAACGGCCAGAATTGGCCAACAGAAGAGGTGTCGTGTTCCATCAGGACAACGCCAGGCCACACACTTCTATAGTGACTCGTCAGAAACTCCAGGAGCTTGGTTGGGAAGTTTTGATGCATCCACCATACAGTCCGGACCTCGCACCAAGCGATTACCATCTTTTTCTTGCATTGCAAAACTTTTTTAGTGATAAGAAATTGGCATCAAGGGAAGAGTGTGAAAATCAATTGCTGGAGTTTTTCGCTAATAAGGACCAAGACTTTTATGAGAGAGGCATAATGAAGCTACCATTGAAATGGCAACAAATTATAGAACAAAATGGTGCATATTTGACCTAA
- the LOC123308106 gene encoding putative nuclease HARBI1 isoform X1 → MALIFDVLLMNEEIRNHRNALRKKQYRRIQRNLRDNSNPFELPDKIFTKLFRLDKETCQLIIHSISEHMHDSQRSTFVPKHLRILCTLHFLGHGSYQTPTGQLHQIALSQPMVSRSIAEVTDLIVKHLLHRYIIFPVGENRNRVQDTFNEKFPHFNGLCGVIDCTHIKIISPPVNHSVHPAAPYYCRKGYYSINTQIICDANKLILNMNARFPGSTHDAAIWLSSQVKTLLRREYVNGGNSYLISDSGYPLEPWL, encoded by the exons ATGGCTTTGATATTTGATGTCTTATTAATGAATGAAGAAATTCGAAATCATAGGAACGCACTTAGAAA GAAACAGTATAGGAgaattcaaagaaatttgaGAGATAATTCAAATCCTTTCGAATTGCCCGATAAAATATTCACCAAGCTTTTCAGACTTGATAAAGAAACTTGTCAattaataattcattcaatatCTGAACATATGCATGATAGTCAAAGATCAACATTTGTTCCTAAACATCTCCGCATACTATGTACTTTGCATTTTCTTGGTCATGGCAGTTACCAGACACCTACAGGTCAGCTTCATCAAATTGCATTGAGTCAGCCAATGGTCAGTCGCAGTATTGCAGAAGTTACAGATCTTATAGTCAAACATTTATTACATAGGTACATTATATTTCCGGTCGGAGAAAACAGAAATAGGGTACAGGACACTTTCAATGAAAAGTTTCCTCATTTTAATGGGTTATGTGGTGTGATTGACTGCactcatataaaaattatatctccTCCTGTTAATCATTCTGTGCACCCTGCTGCACCATATTACTGTCGCAAAGGATACTACAGCATAAATACGCAAATTATTTGTGATGCCAACAAACTAATTCTTAATATGAATGCCAGATTTCCTGGTTCAACCCACGATGCTGCAATATGGCTTAGTTCTCAAGTAAAGACCTTGCTGCGTCGAGAATATGTAAATGGAGGCAATAGCTATTTGATTAGTGATAGTGGATATCCTCTGGAACCATGGTTATAA
- the LOC123308105 gene encoding uncharacterized protein LOC123308105 translates to MSLTRSARMTKKQKQLLISYLEVNKEMLKFKHPIIELPTIKKKWEELALMLNNEPGANKTVKQWKEALNELKTNVRRKSRALVYEKTGTGGGPKKLKELDELEERLLALLSKVVILGAPNVVEAGLQDDAVPSAALENNNYYYALDATTGAENEQILFEYVPSTSQQSNEENVNANESETFTVQETSHVEEKKSKDTHFVRSTKRTRNSSRADPLKDLTSLHVECLKELAQSNNNMAAAISQLAKQFSKRNGYRSPLNNLRF, encoded by the exons ATGTCATTGACAAGAAGTGCCAGAATgaccaaaaaacaaaaacagcTATTAATATCATATTTAGAAGTTAATAAAGAAATGCTGAAATTCAAACATCCAATTATAGAGCTACCTACTATTAAAAAGAAATGGGAGGAACTGGCATTGATGTTAAATAATGAGCCAGGGGCAAATAAAACTGTTAAGCAGTGGAAAGAG GCACTTAATGAATTGAAAACCAATGTCAGAAGAAAATCCAGAGCACTTGTGTATGAAAAAACTGGAACGGGAGGGGggccaaaaaaattgaaagaattggATGAACTAGAAGAGAGACTTCTGGCGCTACTATCAAAAGTAGTTATTCTTGGAGCACCTAATGTTGTGGAAGCTGGACTTCAAGATGATGCTGTACCAAGTGCTGcacttgaaaataataattattattatgctTTAGATGCTACAACGGGTGCAGAAAACGAACAAATACTATTTGAG TATGTTCCAAGTACATCACAACAAAGTAATGAGGAAAATGTCAATGCCAATGAAAGTGAAACATTTACAGTACAG GAGACATCTCATGTTGAGGAAAAAAAAAGTAAGGACACTCATTTTGTTAGGAGCACCAAGAGAACCAGAAATTCAAGCAGAGCAGATCCCTTGAAAGATTTAACAAGTCTTCATGTGGAGTGCTTGAAAGAATTAGCACAGTCTAATAATAATATGGCTGCTGCTATTTCACAGTTAGCTAAGCAATTTTCTAAAAGAAATGGCTACAGAAGCCCTCTTAATAATTTGAGATTTTAA